GAGGACATTTCCCACTTCAACTGCGCCAGTTCCGTCGTCCAAGATGCCGCCATAGTTGGCTACTGCATTTTGCATAGCCGTATGAATGTTCTTGTTAATTGTGGTGGTGACAGTATAGCCGCCATCGCTCAGTTCCTTAGCGGCCAATTCCTTGTAGGCTTTGACAGTGTCATTGTTTTTCAGCTCTTGCTGAGAAACATTATCCCGCTGAATCAAGTACTCGTACATGGTCTGCTGGGCTTCTTCGACTGCTGTGTAGTAAAGGTAGCCATGCGAAGATTTTTCCGAGCTTTCAGAAGGCTTGAAATCCTTGGTCAAGTCGTAGTCCTTGTACTCCTTGTACTCTTTCTCGCTTAGCTTGCCCGTCCGATACATATTATAGAGCACATCCTTGGCACGTTCCAAGCCCAGAGCCATATCCCCTTCACTCTTGAGACTGCCATCCGCTGCATAAGGCGAATAAACAATCGGGCTCTGTGGCAAGCCAGCAATAAAAGCAGACTGGGGCACTGTCAAATCCTTAGCAGAAACACCAAAAATCCCTTGAGCAGCTTCTTCCACACCGGCGATATTCTGCCCCTTATTGTTGCGCCCGAAAGGCGAAACGTTCAAGTAAGTCGTCAAAATATCATCCTTGGACATGTAGCGCTCCAAAGCCATCGCATCAACAATCTCCGCCGCTTTCCGCTTGAAGGTCGGCGCATCGCCCACCACCTGCTGCTTGATCAACTGCTGGGTAATGGTTGACCCCCCGCTAGACGAGCCAACTCCAACAACTGAACCGAGCGTAGCCCGAAGCACAGCCTTGGGCACCACTCCGTTATGCGTTTCAAAATTCTCATCCTCTGTAGCGATAACGGCTTTTTTTACATTTTCAGAGATGGCGTCACTCTTAACCGGAATGCGGAGCAAATCATTGTCCACTTCTGCAATCAAGCTGCCATCGGCATAGGTAAGTTTAGAAATACCAGAGATATTATTCACCTGCTTGACCAGCTCTTCTTGCTTGGGCACTTCCACCTTACTGAAAAGACTAGCTGCATAGCCTATCCCAATCCCAGCACCGATGACGCCACCGAAGAAGATAAACACAAAAGCCATATTCATCAGAAGTTTAAAAGTCCGCAAGAAAACAGCAAAAACATCACCGATAGACCAGCCATTGTTGCCACTAACGATCTTCTTGCTCCATTCTGGAAGATGTATTTTTTTGATAAACTGCTGGGCTTTTCCCCAGAACTCTTTTAATTTCTCTATTAATTGTTCCAAGTTTGATTCTCCTTGTTATCTTCCCATTATACCAAATATCTATGATTTATTTCAAGGAAACATTGCTATTTAAAAGCATTATGATACAATAGAGTAACATAAATTTAAAATATAGATAAGCCAATTTCTTGGCTTTTAGAATAGGAGAGACATGATGCACATTTTTGATGAGCTAAAAGAACGTGGCTTGGTATTCCAAACCACTGATGAAGCAGCTTTACGCAAGGCCTTAGAAGAAGGACAAGTCTCTTATTATAGTGGATACGATCCGACCGCTGACAGCCTGCACCTTGGCCACTTGGTAGCCATTCTGACTAGCCGTCGCTTGCAACTAGCTGGACACAAACCCTACGCTCTAGTCGGAGGAGCAACTGGATTGATTGGCGATCCATCCTTTAAGGATGCAGAGCGCAGTCTCCAAACCAAGGAAACCGTAGAAGGCTGGGTAAAATCTATCCAAAATCAGCTTTCTCGCTTTCTGGACTTTGAAAAAGGCGATAATAAGGCCGAAATGGTCAACAATTATGACTGGTTTAGCAGCATTAGCTTTATCGACTTCCTGCGCGACGTCGGCAAATACTTTACTGTCAACTACATGATGAGTAAAGATTCCGTTAAGAGCCGGATTGAGACAGGGATTTCTTATACAGAATTCGCCTACCAGATCATGCAAGGATATGACTTCTATATCCTCAATCAAAACCACGGCATAACCCTGCAAATCGGTGGCTCTGACCAGTGGGGGAATATGACAGCAGGTACAGAGCTCCTGCGCCGCAAGGCTGACAAGACTGGCCATGTGATGACCGTTCCACTCATTACCGACGCTACTGGCAAAAAATTCGGCAAGTCAGAAGGTAATGCTGTCTGGCTCAATCCTGACAAGACTTCTCCTTACGAAATGTATCAATTCTGGATGAATGTCATGGACGCAGACGCTATCCGCTTCCTGAAAATTTTTACCTTCCTATCCTTGGATGAGATCGAAGAGATTCGCCAACAATTTGAAGCAGCACCACACGAACGCTTGGCGCAGAAAGTCCTAGCTCGCGAAGTGGTCAGTCTGGTTCACGGTCAAGAAGCTTACCAGGAAGCCCTCAACATCACTGAGCAGCTCTTTGCTGGAAATATCAAGAACCTATCCGTTAAGGAACTCAAACAAGGTCTGCGAGGTGTTCCTAACTATCAGGTCCAAGCAGAAGACGACCTCAATATTGTAGAACTGCTTGTGACAGTTGGCGTGGTAAACTCCAAACGTCAAGCCCGCGAGGACGTCCAAAACGGCGCTATCTATGTCAATGGTGAACGCATCCAAGATTTAGACTATGTCCTCAGCTCCTCAGATAAACTGGAAGGCGAGCTGACAGTTATCCGCCGCGGTAAGAAGAAATACTTTGTCCTGACCTACTAAAGATAAAAATCCGATTACCTGAATCGGATTTTTCTATGTTTTACCAAGAAGAAGTCATTCAGCTATATAAAAACAATAGAAAGAGAGCGCCTATGAAACCAAAACTCGCCCGCTTTGCCCAAGCTCCGGCTCTGGCCTGTCCACTCTGCCAGCAAAGCTTAGCTATGGAAGAAAACAGCCTCAAGTGCCCCAATCGCCATTCCTACGACATCGCCAAATTCGGTTATGTCAATCTAGCTCCCCAGGCTAAACAAGCTAAAGACTATGACAAAACGAGCTTTCAAAATAGGCAATTCATCTTGGAAGTCGGCTTTTATCAGCATATCCTAGACGCGTTGCTGGATCTGCTGCAGGCTCTTCCTGAAGAACAGACCATCCTAGACGTCGCTTGCGGAGAGGGCTACTATGCTCGAAAAATTCAGGAAGAATTTCCCAACAAAGAAATTTACGCTTTTGATTTATCCAAAGATTCTATCCAGTTAGCTGCCAAAAGCGATCAGAGCCTTGCTGTAAAATGGTTCGTCGGTGATTTGGCACACTTGCCCGTTCAGGATCAAAGCATAGATGTCTTGCTGGACATCTTCTCACCAGCTAACTATCATGAATTTCAGCGAGTATTGAAAAAAGAGGGGCTTATCATTAAAGTCATCCCAACAGAAAACCATCTGAAAGAAATTCGTCAAAAAGCTGCTCAGTATCTGGACAAGAAAGATTATTCTAATCAAGATATCATCCAGCACTTCCAGAAACACTTTACAATCCTATCTAGAAAGACTGTAGAATCCACACATGCTCTGCATTCTGAGGAGAAAACTGCCCTGCTGCAGATGACTCCTTTACTCTTTCATGTTGAAAAAAAACTAATCAATTGGGAGCAGCTTACACATGCCACCATTTCAGCCGAGATTCTTATCGGAAAACTAAAACAAGCAAAAATCTGAGCATCTTTCAATAAAAAATGATGTTATAGCAGCCATTTTAAAAACGCAGACAAGCCTGTCTGCGTTCTTTGTTTATCAACTGATTAATAGACTGTCTTCTCTGTCTCTGGATCAAAGAAGTGCGCTTTATTGAGGTCAAAGCCTAGGTCAATACCCGCACCAGTTTCTAGGTAATCCCGTGAATCCACACGCGCTACAAACTCACTAGAACCCACTTGACAATAGAGATGAGACTCTGCTCCCAGCAATTCTGAAACAGAAATCTTGGCATGCACAACTGAATTAGGGAAAGTTTCCAAGAAAGCAGCTTCTGCATTAACATCCTCTGGACGAATACCGAAGATCAGCTCCTTGCCCTCGTAACCTTTCTCCCGAAGAACCTTGAGTGCTCCTTCTGGCACAGTCAAGCGCAGACCTTCTGCGACAATCTCATTCCCTTCAAGCTTAACTGGGATGAAGTTCATAGCTGGGCTGCCAATGAAGCCGGCAACGAATTTATTAACTGGGTTGTTATACACTTCCTGCGGCGTACCAATCTGCTCCACTCGTCCAATCGTTCCAGTTCCAGCAGGGTTCTTGGTCGCTGACATGATAACAATACGATCCGCCAAGGTCATAGCTTCTGTTTGGTCGTGCGTTACGTAGATAGTTGTTGCTCCGATACGGCGGTGAATCTTGGCAATCTCCGCCCGCATAGAAACACGCAGCTTCGCATCTAAGTTTGACAAAGGCTCATCCATGAGGAAAACCTTTGCATCCCGAACGATAGCGCGTCCCATAGCTACCCGCTGACGCTGACCACCAGACAAATCAGCTGGCTTGCGCTGCAAGAATTCCTTCAAGCCTAAGATTTCTGCTGCTTCGTTCACCCGTTTGTCAATATCTTCTTTACTGTACTTGCGCAACTTAAGACCAAAGGCCATGTTGTCGTAGACAGTCATATGTGGATAAAGGGCATAGTTCTGGAAGACCATAGCGATGTCACGGTCTTTTGGCGCCACATCATTGACCACTGTACCGTCAATAGAGGCAGTTCCTTCTGTGATGTCCTCAAGACCTGCAATCATACGCAGCGTAGTTGATTTCCCGCAACCAGACGGACCGACAAAGACGATAAATTCCTTGTCCTTAATATCAAGATTGAAGTCTTCCACTGAGTAGTGGTCGCTGTTGGGATATTTTTTATAGATATTTTTCAGATTTAATTCGACCATAATAAGCCCCTTCTTTTGATTAAAAATATTTTCTTTTAAGCTCTCGTTTGCAAAGCGCTTTCACATTGTCCATTATATCGTTTTTTTTTAACTTTTTCAAGCACTTTTAGTAAAACGTTTGCATAATTTTTAAAAATTTTCTCCATCAAGAAAGAGGCCAAGTGGCCTCTTTAAAATTTATTCTTCTTTTTTTCTACTACGGAATGTCAATCCAGCTGCGCTTAAAATGCTGATAACTCCTGTGACTGTGAGAAGAGCATTAGAAGCTTGCCCCGTATGCGGCAAGACTGACGCTCCACTCCTACTTTCCTTGTTTTTAAGCTGAGCTAGCTGGGTGACCTTAGCTGATGAAGACTGCTCTTGTACTGATTTGGTCCCATCAACTGCTGGCAAAATACCGCTAGTTACTTGGTAAGCAGGTAAAGCATCAGCTACTGTCGCGTCAGCAGCATTGACACCACCATTAAATTCCGGAAGAGCCGCCATCTGAGGAGCGCTGTCTGGATGGGCACTCCTGACTGATGGCTGAACACCAGCATCATAGGTTTTATGTTCTGTCATAGTTGGCTCAGAATCATTGACGCCTCCACTAAATTCAGGCCGTGTTACGGTTGCCGCTTCTGAATCATTAACATTTCCACTGAATTCTGGTTGTGCAGACGCCTGTGGAGCTGTATCAGGATGAGTTCCAACTTCATGGTTAGATAAATCATATTCCGACGACGTTTCCGTTGCTGGCTCAGAGTCGCTGACGCCTCCACTAAATTCTTTCCTGGTTTCTTGTGGTGAATCACTTGGAACAGAAGAAGCTGTCTCAGCTTTATCAGCATTCTTGACAATCGCTTCTAGATTTTCAAGAGCTTTTATCTGCTCAGCAGCGATCTGTTCCTGCAGCTTATCTGCTTTTTCTGCACTGTCTACACTATCGTCTAGCTGTGCAATCGCATCTGTCACCGTCTTTAATACTGCTCGAATCTTTTCTTTAGCTTGCTTTTTATCGAGCTCTGAAAGTGTTTGATGATGTTCAATTGCTTCAATCTGTTTATCAGCTTCTTCTTCAAGCTCATCTAAAACCAAATCTTTGCCAACTGGATGAATCGTGTCCAAACTAGCAATTCCAGCTGCCTCAATTCTCTCTAGTTCCTCTTCGGTATCAGCCTTTTCAAGAACTCTTTTCGCATCTGCTAAAGTTGCTTCCGCTTCAGCTTTAGCCGTAACCTGTTCTGCCTCTGACAGATTCGGGTTGCTCCGTAAGTCTGCTAGCTTATCAGACAGAGCAAGATCTAGTTTCAGACCAGTCGTAACTTTTAACAAACTTTGCTTCTCTGCAGCTACCTGTCCTTGAATTTTTTCAGCATCATCAGGACTTTCAACCCAAGCATTATAAGCTGCAATTGCTTTTTGAGCTATGGCTGCTGCATCTTCAATCTTCTTTTTAGCTGCAGTTTTTTCCTCAGTAGAAAGACTTTGACTCTTCTCAACAGCCTCGATAGTAGCTGTTTTTTCTTCCTGAATTTCTTTTAAGAACTGCTCTTTGCCAATAGGGTGAATCTTGGCTAAGTGGGCTATGGCTGTTTCTTTTGCCCGGTCATAGATTTCCTGAGAATCTGCTCCTTCAATAGCCTTCTTGGCTGTTTCTACCACTTGCTCTATTTCGCCTCTAACTGCTTTCTTTTCTGCTTCTGAAAGATTAGGATTTGCTTCCAAGTCAGCTAACTTGGCAGCCAGAGTGAAATCTACGGTTGAACTTGCTATAAATTTGAAAAACTTATCTTCCTCGGTTACTGCTTGCTCTTGAATCACTTCCGCCTGCTCTGCTGTTGCTGCATTAACATCTAATTTCTGAATTGCATCTTCTGCTTCTGCAGCCTTCCTCCTTACAGACTCTTGGAAGCTTTTCTTTTGCTCCTCAGGCAGCAAATCGCTACTATCTACAAGTTTGTCAAACTCTGCTTTCCCATTTTGGATTTCATCTAGAAGTAAATCTTTGCCGACTGGATTGATAGATTTGATGTCTGCCAATCCATCTTCTTTAGCTTGATCAATCCTTTCTTTATCCTCAGCTGCGGCAATTTCATTCTGAGCCTTTGCAGCTGTTTGATTGACTTCGTCCTTAGCTGCTGCAAGCTCCTCATCTGACAAATTTGGATTATTCCCAAGATCTGTCACTTTCTCAGCCAGAAATGTGCCTACTTCTGTGTTAGCAGCCTCCCTAACCGTTGTCAAATCCTGATTTACTGGCGATGCAGCAACTGGGTTCTCTACTGCATTTGCCACTGGCTGTTCCTCATCCGCCGCCACCAAACTGTGACCCAAAAACAGAGCACAAATAAGGACTGACCCAACACCTAAAACAGACTTCCGAATAGAATATCGCAAAACTTTTTCTGTTCTTTTCATCTTTTTCTCCTCTGAACATATTTTATTATCCTGATCAGTAACCCTTAATAAAAAGTCCAGTCAAACCTCCCATAAATCTTTCAGATTTGGTAATTTTTAAACTACACTTTCTATTTGACTTCTGATAAGAATTTCTTTTTATTATTTTAACATATTAAATTATTAAAATAAAAGAATTATCGGCTTGATATATGTACAATTTTTGCAATATTGTCTATTTTTAAATAGATGACATGTCCAGAAATAAAACTGAAATTTTTCCCATTTAACAATGTGTAAACTTTTTTAGTAAAAATTCTGGGCTATTTTCTAGATTATTTCAGACAGAAAAAGTAAAATGGTATAGGAGGGATAAAATTATGGCTCTTAATACACGAGATAGGATTTTGGATGCATTTTTTGAATTAGCAGATAAACAGCCAGACAGGCTACGTTTTACCTTTACAGAAATCGCTAAAGAAGCCGGTTTGTCAAGACAAGCCATTTACAAACGACACTTTAATAACACTACTGAAATTATCGAATACATTCGCCAAGACATGGTAAAGCAAGCCTTTGCTCCCAACTGGAATAGCAACAATTCTGAAGCGGACTTAGATCCTTTCACCTTTTTAGCTCAAACGATTCTTCCCGCTATTTATGAGCAACGCCAACGCATTAAAATATTATATACTAGTTCTGTCGATCCTCTGTGGAGCGATTTTATTACTGCCAGTTACAAGGACTGGATCGAGCAGAATTTAAATCTTGACCACCAAAAATTAGGTATTCCTGAAGACCTGGCCAATCAACTGCTGGCCGGCTGGATTAGTTCTCTTATCGAGAATTGGATCACTCAGGATGACCCCGTTCCTTGCAAGCAGTTTTCTAAGACATTTCTCAACCTTGTATCTTCACCCCTAACCAGCTTTGCTGCTTATGATAGTCCAGCTGGTCCTTCAAACAAAATTGTTATCGCATAGCCAACCAGAAGAAAAACAGAGAAATGACAGAACCGGTCCTTGTAAGGGAAGACTGGTTTTTTATATTAAATTTTAAAAATAATTGGACATTTTCTCTA
This window of the Streptococcus sanguinis genome carries:
- the pbp1b gene encoding penicillin-binding protein PBP1B, which codes for MEQLIEKLKEFWGKAQQFIKKIHLPEWSKKIVSGNNGWSIGDVFAVFLRTFKLLMNMAFVFIFFGGVIGAGIGIGYAASLFSKVEVPKQEELVKQVNNISGISKLTYADGSLIAEVDNDLLRIPVKSDAISENVKKAVIATEDENFETHNGVVPKAVLRATLGSVVGVGSSSGGSTITQQLIKQQVVGDAPTFKRKAAEIVDAMALERYMSKDDILTTYLNVSPFGRNNKGQNIAGVEEAAQGIFGVSAKDLTVPQSAFIAGLPQSPIVYSPYAADGSLKSEGDMALGLERAKDVLYNMYRTGKLSEKEYKEYKDYDLTKDFKPSESSEKSSHGYLYYTAVEEAQQTMYEYLIQRDNVSQQELKNNDTVKAYKELAAKELSDGGYTVTTTINKNIHTAMQNAVANYGGILDDGTGAVEVGNVLLDNKTGAVIGFVGGRDYASNQNNHAFDTERSPGSTIKPILAYGIAIDQGLMGSASVLSNYPTNFSSGDPIMHVDSRGTAMMDLQEALNTSWNIPAYWTYRGLREKGVNVRGYMEKMGYYIDDYSIESLPMGGGIEVSVAQHTNGFQTLANNGTYQKKYMVEKITDRDGKVIYQHKANPVQIYSPAAATIMQELMRGVINSGATTTYKSRISQVNGTLAGADWIGKTGTTNTNGDMWLMLSTPKMTLGGWIGHDDNSSMAALTGYNNNASYMAYMADAIYQADPNAWGVGDKFTLDPSVIKSDVLKSTGEKPGTVTVNGRSVNLSGPTVPSYWAKNGAPTTTYRFGIGASDADYQKAWSAILGGSTSNSNSSSNSNNNRQGN
- the tyrS gene encoding tyrosine--tRNA ligase, which translates into the protein MHIFDELKERGLVFQTTDEAALRKALEEGQVSYYSGYDPTADSLHLGHLVAILTSRRLQLAGHKPYALVGGATGLIGDPSFKDAERSLQTKETVEGWVKSIQNQLSRFLDFEKGDNKAEMVNNYDWFSSISFIDFLRDVGKYFTVNYMMSKDSVKSRIETGISYTEFAYQIMQGYDFYILNQNHGITLQIGGSDQWGNMTAGTELLRRKADKTGHVMTVPLITDATGKKFGKSEGNAVWLNPDKTSPYEMYQFWMNVMDADAIRFLKIFTFLSLDEIEEIRQQFEAAPHERLAQKVLAREVVSLVHGQEAYQEALNITEQLFAGNIKNLSVKELKQGLRGVPNYQVQAEDDLNIVELLVTVGVVNSKRQAREDVQNGAIYVNGERIQDLDYVLSSSDKLEGELTVIRRGKKKYFVLTY
- a CDS encoding putative RNA methyltransferase, with product MKPKLARFAQAPALACPLCQQSLAMEENSLKCPNRHSYDIAKFGYVNLAPQAKQAKDYDKTSFQNRQFILEVGFYQHILDALLDLLQALPEEQTILDVACGEGYYARKIQEEFPNKEIYAFDLSKDSIQLAAKSDQSLAVKWFVGDLAHLPVQDQSIDVLLDIFSPANYHEFQRVLKKEGLIIKVIPTENHLKEIRQKAAQYLDKKDYSNQDIIQHFQKHFTILSRKTVESTHALHSEEKTALLQMTPLLFHVEKKLINWEQLTHATISAEILIGKLKQAKI
- a CDS encoding ABC transporter ATP-binding protein: MVELNLKNIYKKYPNSDHYSVEDFNLDIKDKEFIVFVGPSGCGKSTTLRMIAGLEDITEGTASIDGTVVNDVAPKDRDIAMVFQNYALYPHMTVYDNMAFGLKLRKYSKEDIDKRVNEAAEILGLKEFLQRKPADLSGGQRQRVAMGRAIVRDAKVFLMDEPLSNLDAKLRVSMRAEIAKIHRRIGATTIYVTHDQTEAMTLADRIVIMSATKNPAGTGTIGRVEQIGTPQEVYNNPVNKFVAGFIGSPAMNFIPVKLEGNEIVAEGLRLTVPEGALKVLREKGYEGKELIFGIRPEDVNAEAAFLETFPNSVVHAKISVSELLGAESHLYCQVGSSEFVARVDSRDYLETGAGIDLGFDLNKAHFFDPETEKTVY
- a CDS encoding SIALI-17 repeat-containing surface protein, with the translated sequence MKRTEKVLRYSIRKSVLGVGSVLICALFLGHSLVAADEEQPVANAVENPVAASPVNQDLTTVREAANTEVGTFLAEKVTDLGNNPNLSDEELAAAKDEVNQTAAKAQNEIAAAEDKERIDQAKEDGLADIKSINPVGKDLLLDEIQNGKAEFDKLVDSSDLLPEEQKKSFQESVRRKAAEAEDAIQKLDVNAATAEQAEVIQEQAVTEEDKFFKFIASSTVDFTLAAKLADLEANPNLSEAEKKAVRGEIEQVVETAKKAIEGADSQEIYDRAKETAIAHLAKIHPIGKEQFLKEIQEEKTATIEAVEKSQSLSTEEKTAAKKKIEDAAAIAQKAIAAYNAWVESPDDAEKIQGQVAAEKQSLLKVTTGLKLDLALSDKLADLRSNPNLSEAEQVTAKAEAEATLADAKRVLEKADTEEELERIEAAGIASLDTIHPVGKDLVLDELEEEADKQIEAIEHHQTLSELDKKQAKEKIRAVLKTVTDAIAQLDDSVDSAEKADKLQEQIAAEQIKALENLEAIVKNADKAETASSVPSDSPQETRKEFSGGVSDSEPATETSSEYDLSNHEVGTHPDTAPQASAQPEFSGNVNDSEAATVTRPEFSGGVNDSEPTMTEHKTYDAGVQPSVRSAHPDSAPQMAALPEFNGGVNAADATVADALPAYQVTSGILPAVDGTKSVQEQSSSAKVTQLAQLKNKESRSGASVLPHTGQASNALLTVTGVISILSAAGLTFRSRKKEE
- a CDS encoding TetR/AcrR family transcriptional regulator, whose translation is MALNTRDRILDAFFELADKQPDRLRFTFTEIAKEAGLSRQAIYKRHFNNTTEIIEYIRQDMVKQAFAPNWNSNNSEADLDPFTFLAQTILPAIYEQRQRIKILYTSSVDPLWSDFITASYKDWIEQNLNLDHQKLGIPEDLANQLLAGWISSLIENWITQDDPVPCKQFSKTFLNLVSSPLTSFAAYDSPAGPSNKIVIA